A single genomic interval of Terriglobus albidus harbors:
- a CDS encoding valine--tRNA ligase translates to MPQELAKAYDPTSIEERWARYWIEERLFDVPTPPSGTSAGEKKFVQLLPPPNVTGRLHMGHMLNQTEMDILARWHRMKGERSLWVPGTDHAGIATQMMVERQLASENTTRQQLGREAFEKRVWQWKQEYGGAITGQMRRLGASVDWSREYFTMDEHLSTAVREAFVRLYEQGLIYRGSYIVNWCPQQQTAVSDLEVVHEEQAGKIYHIRYDLADGSGSITVATTRPETMLGDVAVAVNPNDERYKAMIGKMLVLPLVGREIPVVADDWANPEFGTGAVKVTPAHDPNDFEIGKRHNLPNLNIMDETAHILLPDSPYNGLDRYAAREKVVADLEVQGNLVAIKDHTNSIGRCDRCKAIVEPRLSKQWFVKIQPLADKAIAAVEEGHIRFTPEMYAKTYFEWMRNIHDWCISRQLWWGHRIPAWHCPKCSGITVARETPVACTACGNDELEQETDVLDTWFSAGLLPFTVFGWPEAGAALEAFYPTELLVTGFDILFFWVARMIMLGCHFMLDVPMADGSKRTLKDAVPFKEVYIHGLVRDADRQKMSKTKGNVINPIEIIERFGTDAVRYTLASQASPGTDIAFNEQRTEGYRAFANKIWNAARFLFMQIEKAKESGYKIRLGENLPVTVLPAETPLETRWIFARLSVVSAEVEAALNSYRFDEASAAVYQFFWGEFCDWYLELVKLRLNFDRPGNAETAITLASLVGVFEAALRLLSPFMPFLTEEVWHALYDNEPYAKSIALTRYPQASDFPSYKDAEENMALLQDLIVSIRGLRKDAAVPEKEFAPIRIFANNHVVALVDANREMLSRLARVDAVDFMEGALSGANVRNTPKFDVAVVYERQIDVAAETERLTKEIAKLSKGLEAAARQLGNEAFVGKAPAHVVEGLKKQQAETQLLYDKAKTALEALSNI, encoded by the coding sequence ATGCCGCAGGAACTCGCAAAAGCTTACGATCCGACATCCATTGAAGAACGCTGGGCCCGGTACTGGATTGAAGAACGTCTGTTCGACGTACCAACCCCTCCTTCCGGTACGTCTGCGGGCGAGAAAAAGTTCGTCCAGCTTCTGCCGCCGCCCAACGTCACCGGCCGCCTGCATATGGGCCACATGCTGAACCAGACGGAGATGGACATCCTGGCCCGCTGGCACCGCATGAAGGGCGAGCGCTCTCTCTGGGTTCCAGGCACCGATCACGCCGGCATCGCCACCCAGATGATGGTGGAACGCCAGCTTGCGTCAGAGAACACCACTCGCCAACAGCTCGGCCGCGAAGCCTTCGAGAAGCGGGTCTGGCAGTGGAAGCAGGAGTACGGCGGCGCCATTACCGGACAGATGCGTCGCCTCGGCGCTTCCGTCGACTGGTCGCGTGAGTATTTCACCATGGACGAACACCTCTCCACCGCGGTGCGAGAGGCCTTCGTTCGGCTCTACGAGCAGGGCCTGATCTATCGCGGATCGTACATCGTGAACTGGTGCCCGCAGCAGCAGACCGCCGTCTCTGACCTGGAAGTGGTGCACGAGGAGCAGGCCGGCAAGATCTATCACATCCGCTATGACCTGGCTGACGGCTCTGGCTCAATCACCGTTGCTACGACTCGTCCGGAGACGATGCTCGGCGACGTTGCCGTTGCCGTGAATCCGAACGACGAACGCTACAAGGCAATGATCGGCAAGATGCTGGTGCTGCCGCTGGTGGGCCGTGAGATTCCGGTGGTCGCCGATGACTGGGCGAATCCGGAGTTTGGCACCGGCGCGGTAAAGGTGACGCCGGCGCACGATCCCAATGACTTCGAGATCGGCAAACGTCACAATCTGCCGAACCTGAACATCATGGACGAGACCGCACACATCCTGCTGCCGGATTCGCCCTACAACGGCCTCGACCGCTACGCCGCGCGCGAGAAGGTCGTTGCCGATCTGGAAGTCCAGGGGAACCTGGTCGCCATCAAGGACCACACCAACTCCATCGGCCGCTGCGACCGCTGCAAGGCGATCGTGGAACCGCGCCTCTCGAAGCAGTGGTTCGTCAAGATTCAGCCGCTCGCGGACAAGGCGATTGCCGCCGTGGAAGAAGGCCACATCCGGTTTACGCCGGAAATGTATGCGAAGACCTACTTCGAGTGGATGCGCAACATCCATGACTGGTGCATCTCGCGTCAGCTCTGGTGGGGACATCGCATTCCCGCATGGCACTGCCCGAAGTGCTCCGGCATTACGGTGGCGCGAGAGACTCCGGTTGCCTGCACGGCCTGCGGCAACGACGAGCTGGAGCAGGAGACCGATGTGCTGGACACATGGTTCTCCGCAGGCCTGCTGCCCTTCACCGTCTTCGGCTGGCCTGAAGCGGGTGCGGCGCTGGAAGCCTTCTATCCCACTGAGCTGCTGGTCACCGGCTTCGACATCCTGTTCTTCTGGGTCGCCCGCATGATCATGCTGGGATGCCACTTCATGCTTGACGTCCCCATGGCCGACGGCAGCAAGCGCACGCTGAAAGATGCGGTGCCGTTCAAAGAGGTCTACATCCACGGCCTGGTGCGCGATGCCGACCGCCAGAAGATGTCGAAGACCAAGGGCAACGTGATCAACCCGATCGAGATCATCGAGCGCTTCGGCACCGATGCAGTGCGTTACACGCTCGCCAGCCAGGCCTCGCCCGGAACCGACATCGCCTTCAACGAGCAGCGCACCGAGGGATATCGCGCCTTCGCCAACAAGATCTGGAATGCGGCCCGCTTCCTCTTCATGCAGATTGAGAAAGCAAAGGAGTCCGGCTACAAGATCCGTCTGGGCGAGAACCTGCCCGTGACCGTGCTTCCGGCGGAGACTCCGCTGGAGACACGCTGGATCTTTGCCCGCCTCTCCGTCGTAAGCGCCGAAGTGGAGGCAGCGCTGAACAGCTACCGCTTCGATGAGGCTTCAGCGGCCGTCTATCAGTTCTTCTGGGGCGAGTTCTGCGACTGGTATCTGGAGTTGGTAAAGCTGCGTCTGAACTTCGACCGCCCGGGCAATGCCGAGACGGCGATTACGCTGGCCTCGCTGGTCGGTGTCTTCGAAGCGGCACTACGGCTACTGTCGCCTTTCATGCCCTTTCTCACGGAAGAGGTATGGCATGCGTTGTATGACAACGAGCCGTACGCCAAATCGATTGCGTTGACGCGTTATCCGCAGGCGAGTGACTTCCCTTCCTATAAGGACGCGGAAGAGAACATGGCGCTGCTGCAGGATCTCATCGTCTCCATCCGCGGCCTGCGCAAAGATGCTGCTGTACCGGAGAAGGAGTTCGCACCGATTCGCATCTTCGCCAATAACCATGTCGTTGCCCTCGTCGACGCCAACCGCGAGATGCTGTCGCGCCTCGCGCGTGTTGACGCGGTCGATTTCATGGAAGGCGCGCTAAGCGGCGCCAACGTCCGTAACACACCGAAGTTCGACGTAGCGGTAGTCTACGAGCGTCAGATCGACGTCGCCGCCGAAACCGAACGCCTGACCAAAGAGATCGCAAAGTTGAGCAAGGGGTTGGAAGCTGCAGCCCGGCAGCTCGGCAACGAAGCTTTTGTAGGCAAAGCGCCGGCACATGTGGTGGAAGGCTTAAAGAAGCAGCAGGCGGAGACTCAGTTGCTTTACGACAAGGCCAAAACGGCTCTGGAAGCTCTCTCAAATATCTGA
- a CDS encoding polymer-forming cytoskeletal protein has product MRRLPILAAVSLLSISAAVAHARSSEDRAGVGNQIVVEEDQTVGDIACAFCDVVVHGRVTGDVAIAFGKLQVDGGKSISGDVAAFATPITLEEGSSIGGDLATIGGNYTEKGATVHGDRLISSSPLWILIPLAPILFFAGLIWLLISTIRNRTPMPPPYPGRYQRM; this is encoded by the coding sequence ATGCGTCGTCTACCGATTCTTGCTGCCGTTTCGCTACTATCCATCTCCGCTGCCGTGGCACATGCCCGCAGCTCTGAAGATCGTGCGGGAGTTGGAAACCAGATTGTTGTGGAAGAAGACCAGACCGTTGGCGATATTGCCTGTGCTTTCTGCGACGTTGTTGTGCACGGACGCGTCACCGGGGATGTCGCGATTGCCTTCGGCAAGCTGCAGGTCGATGGCGGCAAATCCATCTCAGGCGATGTGGCCGCGTTTGCTACCCCCATTACGCTGGAGGAGGGGTCCAGCATCGGGGGCGATCTTGCGACGATTGGCGGGAACTACACGGAAAAAGGCGCAACGGTCCACGGAGACCGCCTTATCTCGTCCAGCCCGCTCTGGATCCTGATTCCGCTGGCGCCGATCCTCTTCTTCGCTGGCCTGATCTGGCTGTTGATCAGCACCATTCGTAATCGGACTCCGATGCCGCCGCCTTATCCAGGGCGTTATCAGAGGATGTAG
- the hslU gene encoding ATP-dependent protease ATPase subunit HslU → MAIYLPGTAEDQALALDELTPREIVAELDKYVVGQKAAKRAVAIALRNRMRRQKLSPELADEIMPKNIIMIGPTGVGKTEIARRLAKLTNSPFLKVEASKFTEVGYVGRDVESIVRDLVEISIDMVREEKLDEIEDKAELNAEERLLDLLLPPTPVVPPVATQDGKPLLEGNAETAQASEHKTREKLRQQFREGKLDDRTVELDVRDKNGPSFEIITSQGQEEMDVNLKDMLPGLFAPRTKKRKMKVPEAFDYLVQEEEQRLIDLDQVTRQAVERVEDSGIVFLDEIDKIAGREGGHGPDVSREGVQRDILPIVEGTTVSTKYGMVSTDHILFIAAGAFHVSKPSDLIPELQGRFPIRVELQSLTVEDFIKILTEPKSSLTKQYTALLETEGVKLEFTTESLREMAEFAFRVNETTENIGARRLHTIMERVLDEVSFQAPDLFKSPKIEDGQPAIPVEDRQTKAGPVEKVIVIGPEYVKTQVASIVKNEDLSRYIL, encoded by the coding sequence ATGGCCATCTACCTCCCCGGCACCGCCGAAGACCAGGCTCTCGCGCTCGACGAGCTGACGCCCCGCGAGATCGTCGCCGAACTCGACAAATATGTCGTCGGCCAGAAGGCAGCCAAGCGCGCCGTCGCCATTGCCCTGCGCAACCGCATGCGCCGTCAGAAGCTCTCCCCCGAGCTTGCCGACGAGATCATGCCTAAGAACATCATCATGATCGGGCCCACCGGCGTAGGCAAAACCGAGATCGCCCGCCGGCTGGCCAAGCTGACCAACTCGCCCTTCCTGAAGGTTGAGGCCAGCAAATTCACCGAGGTCGGCTATGTGGGCCGCGACGTCGAATCGATCGTTCGCGATCTCGTCGAGATCTCCATCGACATGGTGCGCGAGGAGAAGCTGGATGAGATCGAAGACAAGGCCGAGCTGAATGCCGAGGAGCGTCTGCTCGATCTCCTGCTTCCTCCCACACCCGTCGTACCGCCAGTGGCAACCCAGGATGGCAAGCCGCTGCTCGAAGGCAACGCTGAGACGGCGCAGGCCAGCGAGCACAAGACGCGCGAGAAGCTCCGCCAGCAGTTCCGCGAGGGCAAGCTGGATGACCGCACCGTAGAACTGGATGTCCGCGACAAGAATGGCCCCTCGTTCGAGATCATCACCAGCCAGGGCCAGGAAGAGATGGACGTCAACCTGAAGGACATGCTTCCCGGCCTCTTCGCTCCGCGCACCAAGAAGCGCAAGATGAAGGTGCCCGAAGCTTTCGATTACCTCGTGCAGGAAGAAGAGCAGCGGCTGATTGACCTGGACCAGGTGACCCGTCAGGCAGTGGAACGTGTGGAAGACTCCGGCATCGTCTTTCTGGATGAGATCGACAAGATCGCCGGACGCGAGGGCGGTCACGGCCCTGATGTCTCACGCGAGGGCGTACAGCGCGACATTCTGCCGATCGTCGAAGGCACCACCGTAAGCACCAAGTACGGCATGGTCTCAACCGACCATATCCTGTTCATCGCCGCCGGCGCCTTCCATGTTTCGAAGCCTTCCGACCTGATTCCAGAGCTGCAGGGCCGCTTCCCCATCCGGGTGGAGCTGCAATCGCTCACCGTGGAAGACTTCATCAAGATCCTGACCGAGCCCAAGTCCTCACTGACCAAGCAATACACCGCACTGCTGGAAACCGAAGGCGTAAAGCTGGAGTTCACTACGGAGTCGCTCCGCGAGATGGCGGAGTTTGCCTTCCGCGTCAATGAGACGACGGAGAACATCGGCGCTCGTCGTCTGCATACCATCATGGAGCGAGTACTGGACGAGGTCAGCTTCCAGGCTCCCGATCTCTTCAAGAGCCCGAAGATCGAAGACGGTCAGCCGGCGATTCCCGTTGAGGATCGTCAGACCAAGGCCGGTCCGGTGGAGAAGGTGATTGTCATTGGACCGGAGTACGTGAAGACGCAGGTCGCCAGCATCGTGAAGAACGAAGACCTGAGCCGCTACATCCTCTGA
- a CDS encoding DUF6036 family nucleotidyltransferase, translating into MDKDFRELLSVLNAHSVRYLVVGGYAISFHAEPRATKDLDIFIESTPQNATAIYQALCAFGAPMAEIPKEVFEDGTTTFQIGVAPYRVDIIQQIDGVAFDDAWKSRIPGQTDPDDPMMVNYMSIDDLIRNKTASGRLRDLADVEDLQAAKQAQKKD; encoded by the coding sequence ATGGACAAAGACTTCAGAGAACTCTTGTCCGTACTCAACGCCCATAGCGTTCGTTATCTCGTTGTCGGAGGATATGCCATTTCCTTTCATGCGGAGCCTCGAGCCACGAAGGATTTGGATATCTTTATAGAGTCCACACCTCAGAATGCGACTGCGATCTATCAAGCGCTCTGCGCGTTTGGCGCTCCAATGGCAGAGATTCCGAAAGAAGTATTTGAGGACGGGACCACGACATTTCAGATCGGGGTAGCACCGTACAGAGTGGACATTATCCAGCAAATCGACGGGGTGGCGTTTGACGACGCGTGGAAGAGCCGCATCCCAGGACAGACGGATCCAGACGACCCGATGATGGTCAACTATATGTCGATCGACGATTTGATACGAAATAAGACAGCGAGCGGCAGACTCCGCGATCTGGCAGACGTTGAAGATCTACAAGCCGCCAAGCAAGCCCAGAAGAAGGACTAA
- the hslV gene encoding ATP-dependent protease subunit HslV has protein sequence MSKTAASKGNSVQTGHQIGHPIDLSAGRIRSTTVICVRRNNQVVMAADGQVTLGSSVLKHSAKKIRRLYQDKVLAGFAGSTADAFSLFGRFESKLEQYAGNLGRAAVELAKDWRTDKMLRQLEALLVVADLNQTFLLSGTGDVIDPDEGICAIGSGGSFALAAARALYQNTEMGPREIAEKAMKIAGDICIYTNQTFTIEELKA, from the coding sequence GTGAGCAAAACCGCTGCAAGCAAAGGAAATTCCGTCCAAACCGGACACCAGATCGGGCATCCGATCGACCTCTCCGCCGGCCGCATTCGGTCGACGACGGTCATCTGCGTACGGCGCAATAACCAGGTGGTCATGGCCGCCGACGGGCAGGTCACCCTGGGGTCCAGCGTGCTGAAGCACTCGGCCAAGAAGATCCGCCGGCTGTACCAGGACAAGGTGCTGGCAGGGTTTGCAGGCTCGACCGCCGACGCCTTTTCGCTCTTTGGCCGGTTCGAGTCGAAGCTGGAACAGTACGCCGGAAACCTCGGCCGCGCGGCGGTGGAGCTGGCGAAGGACTGGCGCACGGACAAGATGCTGCGCCAGTTGGAAGCCCTGCTCGTCGTAGCGGACCTGAACCAGACCTTCCTGCTCTCCGGAACCGGCGATGTGATCGATCCGGACGAAGGCATCTGTGCCATCGGCTCCGGCGGCAGCTTTGCCCTCGCCGCAGCCCGCGCGCTGTACCAGAACACGGAAATGGGCCCACGCGAGATCGCCGAGAAGGCGATGAAGATCGCCGGCGACATCTGCATCTATACCAACCAGACATTCACGATTGAAGAGCTGAAGGCTTAA
- a CDS encoding cation diffusion facilitator family transporter → MHVHGSPTGKTQRVLQLSLLLTALYVIATLWFGIRARSLALVGEAGHNASDFFAILLSFVAVYFQAKPATDEKTFGYQRAGVLAAFVNGLTLIVIAIWIGLAAVGRLYRPVDVQPGIMMTVAAFGVVMNGVIALLLWRVGRDLNLRSVFLHMMGDALSTAAVIVGGAAIAWTGLRWIDPVLSIGIAAMILWSSIGIVRETLNILLEGTPRNLCLADVREAMRDIPGVRDVHDLHVWSLGSQSYALASHVTVGDVPMQDQAGILDGIRGALRRNFHITHTTIQFEMECCPRAEENCCAPPEEAHHECDHTHAH, encoded by the coding sequence ATGCATGTCCACGGCAGTCCGACTGGTAAAACGCAGCGTGTGCTGCAGCTTTCTCTGCTGCTGACGGCGCTCTACGTGATCGCGACTCTGTGGTTCGGCATCCGCGCTCGATCTCTGGCGCTGGTCGGTGAGGCCGGTCACAATGCCAGCGACTTCTTCGCCATCCTGCTCAGCTTTGTGGCCGTCTACTTTCAGGCGAAGCCGGCCACGGACGAAAAGACCTTCGGTTACCAGCGCGCCGGAGTTCTGGCTGCCTTCGTCAATGGCCTCACCCTGATCGTGATTGCCATCTGGATCGGCCTTGCCGCCGTCGGACGGCTCTACCGGCCAGTCGATGTACAGCCGGGAATCATGATGACGGTCGCCGCCTTCGGCGTGGTGATGAATGGCGTCATCGCGCTGCTGTTGTGGCGCGTGGGCCGTGATCTGAATCTGCGCTCGGTCTTCCTGCATATGATGGGCGACGCTCTGTCGACGGCCGCTGTGATCGTCGGAGGTGCGGCCATTGCCTGGACCGGTCTGCGCTGGATCGATCCTGTCCTGTCGATTGGTATTGCCGCCATGATCCTGTGGTCGAGTATCGGCATTGTGCGCGAGACCCTGAACATCCTGTTGGAAGGCACGCCGCGCAATCTCTGCCTGGCCGATGTCCGCGAGGCGATGCGTGATATCCCGGGAGTACGCGATGTGCATGATCTGCACGTCTGGAGCCTGGGCTCGCAGAGTTATGCCCTGGCCAGCCACGTTACGGTTGGCGATGTACCGATGCAGGACCAGGCCGGCATCCTCGATGGCATTCGGGGCGCCTTACGCCGCAACTTCCACATCACCCATACGACGATTCAGTTCGAGATGGAGTGCTGCCCGCGCGCGGAAGAGAATTGCTGCGCACCTCCGGAAGAAGCGCACCACGAGTGCGATCATACCCACGCGCACTAG
- a CDS encoding FmdE family protein, whose amino-acid sequence MLTLDELLKEAEVAHGHLCAGQILGVRMAMLACARLGIDEPRGKDRKRLVTWVEIDRCATDAIGVVTGCRLGKRALKPVDYGKMAATFADLSLPLGEDRYKAIRVCALESSKQRAKELYPDVEPKNAQQMLAYREMPEAELFSEEWVSVYLPPKEFPGYKGERVACAQCGEGINYDRFVVGEGEGEILCRACAAPKERYYQPI is encoded by the coding sequence ATGTTGACCCTAGATGAGTTGCTCAAGGAGGCTGAGGTCGCGCACGGGCATCTTTGTGCCGGGCAGATTCTCGGTGTGCGTATGGCAATGCTGGCCTGTGCCCGTCTGGGTATCGACGAGCCACGCGGCAAAGATCGCAAGCGGCTGGTGACCTGGGTCGAGATCGATCGCTGCGCCACTGACGCGATCGGTGTCGTCACCGGTTGCCGGTTGGGCAAGCGAGCCCTCAAACCAGTGGACTACGGCAAGATGGCCGCAACCTTTGCCGATCTCTCCCTGCCTTTGGGTGAAGACCGCTACAAAGCGATTCGCGTCTGCGCGCTGGAGAGCAGCAAGCAGCGGGCAAAGGAACTCTATCCCGACGTCGAGCCGAAGAACGCGCAGCAGATGCTGGCCTATCGCGAGATGCCGGAAGCAGAGCTGTTCAGCGAGGAGTGGGTCTCGGTGTACCTGCCGCCGAAGGAGTTTCCCGGGTACAAGGGAGAGCGCGTCGCTTGTGCGCAATGCGGAGAAGGTATCAACTATGACCGCTTCGTAGTTGGAGAAGGCGAAGGCGAGATCTTATGCCGAGCCTGCGCCGCACCGAAAGAGCGGTATTATCAGCCGATTTAG
- a CDS encoding bactofilin family protein, protein MWKPNQPGNVPTSTPEPIRPTTPATGYEPAAARTPAASSSSPAAANTGEQATIGKSLVVKGEVSGSESLFIDGKVEGAINLPGNRVTIGRNGQVAANISAREIVVLGKVRGNCQASDRVEIRSEGSLTGDVIAARISIEDGAFFKGGIDIRKPGGQDAKGSPAIVEKAEPVAAEA, encoded by the coding sequence ATGTGGAAACCGAACCAGCCCGGCAACGTGCCCACCTCAACCCCCGAACCAATTCGTCCGACCACGCCAGCGACCGGCTATGAACCGGCAGCGGCGCGGACACCCGCTGCTTCTTCTTCTTCTCCTGCTGCCGCCAATACCGGCGAGCAGGCTACGATCGGCAAATCCCTCGTCGTCAAGGGCGAAGTCTCCGGCTCGGAGAGCTTGTTCATCGACGGCAAGGTGGAAGGTGCCATCAATCTGCCGGGGAACCGTGTAACGATTGGCCGTAACGGTCAGGTAGCCGCAAACATCAGCGCGCGCGAAATCGTCGTGCTGGGTAAGGTGCGGGGCAATTGCCAGGCCAGTGATCGCGTGGAAATCCGCAGCGAAGGTTCGCTGACCGGCGATGTGATCGCCGCCCGCATCAGCATCGAGGACGGCGCCTTCTTCAAAGGCGGCATCGACATCCGCAAGCCCGGTGGCCAGGATGCCAAGGGCAGCCCGGCGATCGTCGAGAAGGCCGAACCGGTTGCGGCAGAAGCCTAA
- a CDS encoding cell division protein ZapA: protein MAEVPQAVSVDIYGQIYNLRGTDPQYIERLAALVDAKMRAVASHGATVDSLRVAVLAALNIADELEQARGRYSELEGSVEETSTTVRNRADSLAGLLDSILEERRVG from the coding sequence ATGGCAGAAGTCCCCCAGGCCGTCAGTGTTGATATCTATGGGCAGATCTACAATCTGCGCGGTACCGATCCGCAGTACATCGAGCGCCTGGCTGCATTGGTCGATGCGAAGATGCGCGCCGTTGCCTCGCATGGCGCAACCGTAGATTCTCTGCGTGTCGCTGTTCTGGCCGCACTGAATATCGCCGATGAATTGGAACAGGCACGCGGCCGTTACTCAGAGCTTGAGGGCAGCGTGGAAGAGACCTCGACAACAGTACGCAACCGCGCCGATTCGCTGGCCGGTCTGCTCGATTCGATTCTGGAAGAACGCCGCGTCGGCTGA
- the pheT gene encoding phenylalanine--tRNA ligase subunit beta, whose translation MKILSNWLRSYLPALTVSDRQLADDLTLRGIAVEGVFELNDDNGSLFEMDITTNRVDAMNHYGVAREAAAIYDVPLLPLDLALPAPAAGESHPVRIEAKDLCGRFTAQVIRGVTVKATDGDIASRFAALGQKPISNAVDITNYTWLAMGHPTHVFDLDKIEGAIVVRTARKGETIKLLDGTDKVLEADDLVVADEKKALGLAGVMGGWDSRVTEETKNILVEAAWFDPSSIRRSSRRHGLHTDASHRFERGADIAAAPAANALVSKLLVQFCGGTLTGAMTDVLIPEIEAKTAKRPPIALAASEVQRLLGSTTDGQGITACVVEQYLRALGCVLAPAGDSAYAVTLPSWRLDLEREIDLIEEVARVYGYNRFENTLPSFSGGVVELPYEAPERAVRSTLLAAGFTEAISSTFASDADSQTFAGGGVPMGNPLNEEAGNLRPSLLPGMVTMLATNLNRDVNDVRLYEMGTRFTGSTTTVVEEPSLSLGATGGARATAVVSEADALFYELKGAIEKLFARFRIPAHVYAQANLPSWVEPGRGATISIEGQIVAVLGELSSAEAGKRKLRQPVWLAEVNLAKLFAFPLRTPVAHEISRYQAVERDFSFVFPDAVTWATVESAIYGLDNTELLRVAPEEIFRDAKGKAVAAGHYSLLTRVVFQSQERTLRDEELTGWSAEIIKTLEGLGGKLRA comes from the coding sequence ATGAAGATCCTCTCCAACTGGCTCCGCTCCTACCTTCCTGCGCTCACTGTCTCTGACCGTCAACTGGCCGATGACCTGACCCTGCGCGGCATCGCCGTCGAGGGTGTCTTCGAACTGAACGACGACAATGGCTCTCTGTTCGAGATGGACATCACCACCAACCGTGTGGATGCGATGAACCATTACGGCGTAGCCCGTGAAGCAGCAGCTATCTATGACGTTCCGCTGTTGCCTCTGGATCTGGCGCTGCCTGCACCAGCTGCCGGTGAGTCTCACCCGGTCCGCATTGAGGCCAAAGACCTGTGCGGACGCTTTACAGCCCAGGTAATTCGCGGCGTCACCGTCAAGGCGACCGATGGCGACATCGCCTCGCGTTTTGCGGCGCTGGGGCAGAAGCCGATCTCGAACGCGGTCGACATTACCAACTACACCTGGCTGGCGATGGGCCACCCGACCCACGTCTTCGACCTCGACAAGATCGAGGGCGCCATTGTGGTGCGTACTGCCCGCAAAGGCGAGACCATCAAGCTGCTGGACGGAACCGATAAGGTGCTGGAAGCCGATGACCTGGTCGTCGCCGACGAGAAGAAGGCCCTTGGTCTGGCCGGCGTAATGGGCGGCTGGGACTCGCGCGTCACGGAAGAGACGAAGAACATTCTGGTAGAGGCTGCGTGGTTCGATCCGTCGAGCATCCGCCGCAGCTCTCGCCGTCACGGTCTGCATACGGATGCCTCGCATCGTTTCGAGCGCGGTGCGGATATCGCAGCTGCTCCGGCGGCCAATGCCCTGGTCTCGAAGCTCCTTGTACAGTTCTGCGGCGGCACCCTGACCGGAGCCATGACCGACGTTTTGATTCCGGAGATCGAGGCAAAGACGGCGAAACGCCCTCCCATTGCGTTGGCGGCAAGCGAAGTACAGCGCCTGCTTGGCTCAACAACCGATGGCCAAGGCATTACCGCCTGTGTCGTGGAGCAGTATCTGCGTGCCCTCGGCTGCGTCCTGGCTCCTGCCGGCGATAGCGCTTATGCGGTAACGCTTCCCTCGTGGCGGCTTGATCTTGAGCGCGAGATCGACCTGATCGAAGAGGTCGCTCGCGTGTATGGCTACAACCGTTTCGAAAACACGCTGCCGTCGTTCTCCGGTGGAGTGGTAGAGCTGCCCTACGAGGCTCCGGAGCGCGCAGTCCGGTCAACATTGCTTGCAGCGGGTTTCACAGAAGCGATCTCCAGTACCTTTGCCTCTGATGCCGATTCGCAAACCTTCGCCGGTGGCGGCGTGCCGATGGGCAATCCGCTGAATGAAGAGGCCGGTAACCTGCGTCCCTCGCTGCTGCCAGGCATGGTGACCATGCTGGCGACGAACCTGAATCGCGATGTGAACGACGTGCGGCTTTATGAGATGGGCACACGCTTCACCGGATCCACGACAACGGTCGTCGAAGAGCCGTCACTCTCTCTGGGAGCAACCGGCGGAGCCCGTGCCACCGCAGTTGTAAGCGAGGCCGATGCTCTCTTCTACGAGCTGAAGGGCGCGATCGAGAAGCTGTTTGCTCGCTTCCGCATTCCGGCGCATGTGTATGCGCAGGCGAACCTGCCATCGTGGGTCGAGCCAGGCCGCGGGGCCACCATCTCCATCGAAGGCCAGATTGTGGCCGTGTTGGGAGAACTCTCTTCTGCAGAAGCCGGCAAGCGCAAGCTGCGGCAGCCGGTGTGGCTGGCCGAGGTGAATCTGGCGAAGCTCTTCGCTTTCCCATTGCGCACGCCGGTAGCGCATGAAATCTCGCGTTATCAGGCGGTCGAACGCGACTTCTCGTTTGTCTTCCCGGATGCCGTGACATGGGCAACAGTAGAATCGGCGATCTACGGGCTCGACAACACCGAACTGTTGCGAGTGGCCCCGGAGGAGATCTTCCGCGATGCGAAGGGCAAGGCTGTCGCTGCCGGGCACTATTCCCTGCTGACCCGTGTTGTCTTCCAGTCGCAGGAGCGCACGTTGCGCGACGAAGAGCTGACGGGCTGGTCAGCCGAGATCATCAAAACGCTGGAAGGGCTTGGCGGAAAACTGCGTGCATAG